A genome region from Flavobacterium sp. CFS9 includes the following:
- a CDS encoding DUF998 domain-containing protein encodes MKTERTVRFNWTRITAVICIITCISDFAVLFVLGGYYQEYSQLRNTISSLGATISPVSRLISAWWIFIGIIFIFFGVIFKKAFDKDGRYVKLASMLIMVYGLGEGIGSGLFKADVINGQKTFSFLLHDIAGGIGIIAGVLLPLVMCRVISKEDNSQFYCFSWIVFIIGISTLLLFGIRFPSVAGDLIASCKGLWQRLFLLNLYVYFMAISVIMYNREIIV; translated from the coding sequence ATGAAAACGGAGAGAACAGTACGGTTCAATTGGACTAGAATTACAGCAGTAATCTGTATAATCACCTGTATTTCTGATTTTGCAGTGTTGTTTGTTTTGGGAGGATATTATCAGGAGTATAGTCAGCTGCGTAACACCATTAGTTCTTTGGGAGCAACTATTAGTCCGGTATCGAGATTAATTTCTGCCTGGTGGATTTTCATTGGAATCATATTCATTTTTTTTGGAGTCATTTTCAAAAAAGCCTTTGATAAAGATGGAAGATATGTAAAACTTGCTTCTATGCTGATTATGGTATATGGATTAGGAGAAGGGATAGGCTCCGGTTTGTTTAAAGCAGATGTAATAAACGGTCAAAAGACTTTTTCGTTTCTTCTGCATGATATCGCAGGCGGTATCGGAATTATTGCTGGAGTATTGCTGCCTTTAGTAATGTGTCGGGTAATTTCGAAAGAAGATAATTCACAATTTTACTGTTTTTCATGGATTGTTTTTATCATTGGCATTAGTACGCTGTTGCTCTTTGGGATTCGTTTTCCTTCTGTTGCAGGCGATTTAATTGCTTCATGCAAGGGGCTATGGCAAAGGCTTTTTCTGCTGAATCTGTATGTTTATTTTATGGCAATTTCCGTCATAATGTATAATAGGGAAATTATAGTTTAG
- a CDS encoding cbb3-type cytochrome c oxidase subunit I, which produces MSAEAHGHDHGHDHEHEHHHKDTFITKYIFSIDHKMIAKQYLITGIVMGVIGIAMSLLFRMQLAWPEESFKIFNVLLGDKFAPDGVMANDIYLALVTIHGTIMVFFVLTAGLSGTFSNLLIPLQIGARDMASGFMNMISYWLFFLSAVVMLCSLFVEAGPASAGWTIYPPLSALPQAIPGSGTGMTLWLVSMAIFIASSLMGSLNYIVTVINLRTKGMSMTRLPLTIWTFFVTAIIGVISFPVLLSAALLLIFDRSFGTSFFLSDIYIAGEVLHYQGGSPVLFEHLFWFLGHPEVYIVILPAMGLVSEIMATNSRKPIFGYRAMIMSVLAIAFLSTIVWGHHMFISGMNPFLGSVFTFTTLLIAIPSAVKAFNWITTLWKGNLQFNPAMLFSIGMVSTFITGGLTGIILGDSTLDINVHDTYFVIAHFHLVMGISALYGMFAGIYHWFPKMYGRMLNKNLGYIHFWVTAVCAYGVFFPMHFIGLAGLPRRYYTNTNFPLFDDLQNVNVLITTFALVGGAFQLVFLYNFFVSIFYGKKAVQNPWKSTTLEWTTPVEHIHGNWPGEIPHVYRWPYDYSNPNHDVDFVPQNVPMKEGEEVLHH; this is translated from the coding sequence ATGTCAGCAGAAGCGCACGGTCACGATCACGGACACGATCACGAGCACGAACATCATCATAAAGACACGTTCATTACTAAATATATCTTTAGTATTGATCACAAAATGATTGCTAAGCAATACTTAATTACAGGTATTGTAATGGGAGTAATTGGTATTGCAATGTCGTTGCTTTTCAGAATGCAATTGGCTTGGCCAGAAGAGTCTTTTAAAATCTTTAATGTATTATTAGGAGATAAATTTGCACCTGATGGTGTAATGGCAAATGATATTTATCTGGCTTTGGTTACCATTCACGGTACCATCATGGTATTCTTTGTACTGACGGCCGGTTTGAGCGGAACCTTTAGTAACTTATTGATTCCACTTCAAATTGGAGCGCGAGATATGGCTTCCGGATTTATGAATATGATTTCATACTGGTTGTTCTTCTTATCTGCTGTAGTAATGTTATGTTCCTTATTTGTTGAAGCTGGACCGGCATCTGCAGGTTGGACAATTTACCCTCCATTAAGTGCTTTACCACAAGCAATCCCAGGTTCTGGAACAGGTATGACTTTATGGTTAGTTTCGATGGCTATCTTTATCGCATCTTCTTTAATGGGATCTTTGAACTACATTGTAACAGTTATCAACCTTAGAACAAAAGGGATGTCTATGACAAGACTTCCATTGACAATCTGGACATTTTTCGTAACAGCTATCATTGGTGTTATTTCGTTCCCGGTATTATTGTCAGCTGCTTTATTATTGATCTTTGACAGAAGTTTTGGTACTTCATTCTTCTTATCTGATATCTATATTGCCGGAGAAGTTTTACACTACCAAGGAGGTTCTCCTGTATTGTTCGAACACTTATTCTGGTTTTTAGGACACCCTGAGGTTTACATCGTAATCTTACCAGCGATGGGTCTTGTTTCTGAAATTATGGCTACAAACTCTCGTAAACCAATCTTTGGTTACAGAGCGATGATTATGTCAGTTCTTGCAATTGCATTCTTATCTACAATTGTTTGGGGTCACCATATGTTTATTTCAGGTATGAATCCTTTCTTAGGATCTGTATTTACTTTCACCACTTTATTGATTGCAATTCCATCTGCTGTAAAAGCGTTCAACTGGATCACAACTTTATGGAAAGGTAACTTACAATTCAACCCTGCAATGTTATTCTCTATCGGAATGGTTTCTACTTTCATCACTGGAGGTTTAACAGGAATCATTTTAGGAGACAGTACTTTAGATATTAATGTTCACGATACTTACTTCGTAATTGCTCACTTTCACTTAGTAATGGGTATCTCTGCACTTTACGGAATGTTTGCTGGTATTTACCACTGGTTCCCTAAAATGTACGGTAGAATGTTAAATAAAAACTTAGGTTACATTCACTTTTGGGTAACAGCAGTTTGTGCTTACGGAGTATTCTTCCCAATGCACTTTATCGGATTAGCTGGTTTACCAAGACGTTATTATACAAACACAAACTTCCCATTATTTGATGATTTACAAAATGTGAATGTTTTAATTACAACATTCGCTCTTGTAGGAGGTGCGTTCCAATTAGTATTCTTATACAACTTCTTCGTTAGTATTTTCTACGGTAAGAAAGCTGTTCAGAATCCATGGAAATCAACAACATTAGAGTGGACTACTCCTGTAGAGCATATCCACGGTAACTGGCCAGGTGAAATTCCTCACGTATACCGTTGGCCGTATGACTACAGTAACCCGAATCACGATGTAGATTTTGTACCGCAAAATGTACCGATGAAAGAAGGTGAAGAAGTTCTACACCACTAA
- a CDS encoding AcvB/VirJ family lysyl-phosphatidylglycerol hydrolase, whose amino-acid sequence MNKIITLLLSVFIFGTNGYAVTTDTLRVGPFGKVTIYKPKTAPTAVVLFVSGDGGWNSGVVDMAKNIVDQGAVVAGIDIQHYFKEIKKEKSKCYYPAGDFEELSLMLQKKIKLKQYLKPILAGYSSGATLIYGMLAQAPANTFGGAIALGFCPDIETDRTLCDGSGLTSHVLKEGKAYFLEKTEKLSAPFIVLQGITDQVCNYADTKKYMEGMKQGKLITLPKVGHGFSVTKNWLPQFAGAFREILNTPNYSQQKSEQNALLKEQHLAPLPFEMPLILIPTKSKEETLPVAFLISGDGGWTSFDQSVGEVLAEKGIAVIGLDSQKYFWNAKTPVETSNAIAKAVEHYLQQWNRKTFILAGYSFGASVIPFVTGNFPETVKEKLKGLYLLSPDAKADFEIHIADMLSMESSRDTYDVISEIKKIKSYNPICFFGDEEEAATRNRFSEAGIKTIALPGSHHYNNDYNKIAESILKEIK is encoded by the coding sequence ATGAATAAAATTATAACACTTCTTTTGTCGGTTTTTATTTTTGGGACTAACGGTTATGCTGTAACAACAGATACGCTGAGAGTTGGACCATTTGGAAAAGTGACGATTTACAAACCCAAAACAGCACCAACGGCGGTTGTTTTGTTTGTTTCAGGTGATGGAGGATGGAACAGCGGTGTGGTGGATATGGCTAAAAATATTGTCGATCAGGGCGCTGTGGTTGCGGGGATTGATATTCAGCATTATTTTAAGGAAATAAAAAAAGAAAAATCTAAATGTTATTATCCTGCCGGAGACTTTGAAGAGCTTAGTCTGATGCTGCAAAAAAAGATAAAGTTAAAGCAATATTTAAAGCCTATATTGGCCGGATATTCTTCCGGAGCAACGTTGATTTACGGTATGCTGGCCCAGGCTCCCGCGAATACTTTTGGCGGAGCCATTGCTTTAGGGTTTTGTCCTGATATTGAAACTGACAGGACTTTATGCGACGGATCAGGGTTAACCTCACATGTTTTGAAAGAGGGTAAAGCTTACTTTCTGGAAAAAACAGAAAAATTATCGGCTCCTTTTATCGTCTTGCAGGGAATTACCGATCAGGTTTGTAATTATGCCGACACCAAAAAATATATGGAAGGCATGAAGCAGGGAAAATTAATTACACTGCCCAAAGTAGGACATGGATTTTCTGTTACTAAAAACTGGCTGCCACAATTTGCCGGTGCTTTCAGGGAGATTTTGAACACCCCGAATTATAGCCAGCAGAAATCAGAACAAAATGCTTTGCTTAAAGAACAGCATCTTGCACCTTTGCCTTTTGAAATGCCGTTAATCTTAATTCCGACAAAGAGTAAAGAGGAAACTTTACCTGTAGCTTTTTTAATTTCGGGTGATGGAGGATGGACCAGTTTTGACCAGTCTGTCGGTGAGGTACTAGCAGAGAAGGGAATTGCCGTAATAGGATTGGATTCCCAGAAATATTTTTGGAATGCCAAAACTCCTGTCGAGACTTCGAATGCAATAGCCAAAGCAGTGGAACATTATTTACAGCAATGGAATCGAAAAACATTCATACTTGCCGGTTATTCATTTGGTGCTTCTGTCATTCCTTTTGTGACAGGTAATTTTCCGGAAACCGTAAAAGAAAAATTAAAAGGATTGTATTTGTTATCTCCGGATGCAAAAGCTGATTTTGAAATTCATATTGCAGATATGCTGAGTATGGAAAGTTCGAGGGATACTTATGATGTGATTTCCGAAATCAAAAAAATCAAATCATATAATCCAATTTGTTTTTTTGGGGATGAAGAAGAGGCTGCAACCCGAAATCGTTTTTCAGAAGCCGGAATTAAAACTATTGCTTTGCCCGGATCACATCACTACAATAATGATTATAACAAAATAGCAGAGAGTATTCTGAAAGAGATCAAATAA
- a CDS encoding RNA polymerase sigma factor: MNKKEQFNEIYDKHYNKVFRLCKGYFCGDIALASDAAQEVFIKVWEHLDTFRNESSISTWIYRITVNTCLLYLRKSSAKKEIRTDIMPKVASEVYSDEKEEQLQQMYQCIQKLEETNKMIILMILDGIEYPEISDVIGITEETLRVRIHRIKKSLTQCVQNENI; encoded by the coding sequence GTGAATAAAAAAGAACAATTTAACGAGATATACGACAAGCATTACAACAAAGTGTTTCGTTTGTGCAAGGGGTATTTTTGTGGAGATATTGCATTGGCTTCTGATGCTGCTCAGGAAGTTTTCATCAAGGTTTGGGAGCATTTAGACACCTTCCGAAATGAATCGAGCATCAGTACCTGGATTTACAGGATCACTGTTAATACCTGTCTTCTTTACTTACGAAAATCTTCTGCCAAAAAAGAAATCAGAACTGATATAATGCCTAAGGTCGCTTCAGAAGTCTATTCGGATGAAAAAGAAGAACAGCTGCAGCAAATGTATCAATGCATACAAAAGCTCGAAGAAACCAATAAGATGATCATTCTGATGATTTTAGACGGGATCGAATATCCGGAAATATCAGATGTAATCGGGATTACGGAAGAAACGCTTCGGGTTAGAATTCATCGAATTAAAAAAAGTTTAACGCAATGTGTACAAAATGAAAACATTTGA
- a CDS encoding alpha/beta fold hydrolase, with the protein MKTKSILLVVFMLIISKSVFSQTAFKVDVKGKGAPVLLFPGFGCTGEVWNETVAELSKNYECHIFTFAGFGNVPPIEGPWLSAIKNQVVSYVNTKKLKKATLIGHSLGGTLSLWLAAEETNLFKKVILVDALPASAALMIPNYKGDVIPYDNPQSKMMLAMDQKAFSAMNSQATSYMCLNKEKQKTINEWMNAADRKTYVYGYIDMLNLDLRKEIAKIKIPVVILAATNPDLATVQNTYKAQYENLPSVKIYFAANSAHFVMYDQPEWFMEKVKSEIR; encoded by the coding sequence ATGAAAACTAAATCAATTTTACTTGTCGTGTTCATGCTTATTATTTCAAAATCTGTTTTTTCGCAAACCGCTTTTAAGGTCGACGTAAAAGGAAAAGGAGCGCCAGTTTTATTATTTCCTGGTTTTGGCTGTACAGGAGAAGTTTGGAATGAAACTGTAGCCGAACTTTCTAAAAATTACGAATGCCATATTTTTACTTTTGCCGGATTCGGAAATGTTCCTCCAATTGAAGGTCCTTGGTTGTCTGCAATAAAAAATCAGGTTGTCTCTTATGTCAATACTAAAAAACTAAAAAAAGCCACCTTAATAGGGCATAGTTTAGGAGGAACTCTAAGTTTGTGGCTGGCAGCCGAAGAAACAAATTTGTTCAAAAAAGTAATTCTAGTGGATGCTTTACCGGCGAGTGCGGCTCTCATGATTCCAAACTACAAAGGAGATGTCATTCCTTATGATAATCCGCAAAGCAAGATGATGCTGGCGATGGATCAAAAGGCTTTCAGCGCGATGAATTCTCAGGCAACGTCTTATATGTGTCTCAATAAAGAAAAGCAGAAAACAATCAACGAATGGATGAATGCCGCTGACCGAAAAACCTATGTATACGGTTATATCGATATGCTCAATTTGGACTTGCGTAAAGAAATTGCCAAAATTAAAATCCCTGTAGTAATTTTAGCGGCGACTAATCCCGATCTTGCAACCGTACAAAATACCTATAAAGCGCAATATGAAAATCTACCATCGGTTAAAATTTATTTTGCAGCAAACTCAGCTCATTTTGTAATGTACGATCAGCCGGAATGGTTTATGGAAAAAGTAAAATCAGAAATACGTTAA
- a CDS encoding cytochrome P450: MSENKKYKYPNKLSIVRFFLDAEGVRRNPIPYHKRYFDQFGDSFSLQIGRSKHLILSRDNEIAQHILQKNQRNYHKSKFQSVYLSKYLGKGLLTVDGDFWLKQRRLIQPAFHKQKMNQLVENMNDTIVSELKELEEDKFIDLFPVMSELAFNVVAKSLFHLSISEEKLNRIKYIIEEVQHFLIKEIRLPHKAWWFSVSGQVAKHLELAEENNRIIQEIIDERTTSGEPVNDLLQLLLETRYEDTGEGMSVKQLIDEIKILFIAGHETSANALTFTLYLLGRNPEIQQKVLDEILEIESQTENVVEQLQKMTYLNAVINEAMRLYPPAWITDRQNVEDDIIGQYHLKKGTLIGVSFYELHRNPKYWENPEEFIPERFLGEQKKHSMQYFYPFGAGPRMCIGAGFAIYEMCLTVAHVVKKYAIKSETDVVQFNPLITLKPVGIEVLFSKR; this comes from the coding sequence ATGTCTGAAAATAAAAAATACAAGTACCCGAACAAGCTTTCTATCGTCAGGTTCTTTTTAGATGCCGAAGGAGTGCGCAGAAATCCAATTCCGTATCATAAAAGATATTTTGATCAGTTTGGAGACTCTTTTTCGCTTCAGATAGGACGTTCGAAACACTTGATTTTATCACGTGACAATGAGATTGCCCAGCATATTTTGCAGAAGAATCAAAGGAACTATCACAAATCTAAATTTCAGTCCGTTTACCTTTCAAAATATTTAGGAAAAGGACTTTTAACCGTTGACGGTGATTTTTGGCTGAAGCAAAGACGACTCATTCAGCCGGCTTTTCATAAACAAAAGATGAATCAGCTGGTGGAGAATATGAACGATACAATCGTTTCAGAATTAAAGGAATTGGAGGAAGATAAGTTTATTGATCTCTTTCCTGTGATGAGTGAGTTGGCATTTAATGTAGTGGCGAAATCACTGTTTCATCTTTCGATTTCGGAAGAGAAATTAAATCGGATCAAATACATCATCGAAGAAGTTCAGCATTTTTTGATCAAAGAAATTCGGCTTCCGCATAAAGCATGGTGGTTTTCTGTGAGTGGTCAGGTGGCAAAACATTTGGAACTGGCTGAGGAAAACAATCGAATCATTCAGGAAATTATCGACGAGCGCACCACTTCGGGTGAGCCCGTAAACGATTTGCTTCAGCTGCTTTTAGAAACACGTTACGAAGATACCGGTGAAGGAATGTCGGTCAAACAACTGATTGATGAAATTAAAATTCTTTTTATTGCCGGACATGAAACCAGTGCCAATGCCTTAACTTTTACACTATATCTTTTGGGAAGAAATCCGGAGATTCAGCAGAAAGTATTGGATGAAATTCTGGAGATCGAATCTCAAACGGAGAATGTAGTCGAACAATTGCAGAAAATGACTTATTTGAATGCCGTTATCAATGAAGCGATGCGTTTGTATCCGCCAGCGTGGATTACAGACCGACAAAATGTGGAAGACGATATTATTGGGCAGTATCATTTAAAAAAGGGAACACTAATTGGAGTTTCTTTTTATGAGCTGCACCGAAATCCTAAATACTGGGAAAATCCCGAAGAATTTATCCCTGAGCGTTTTCTTGGAGAGCAAAAGAAACACTCGATGCAATATTTTTATCCTTTCGGAGCCGGGCCAAGAATGTGTATCGGAGCGGGTTTTGCAATCTATGAAATGTGCCTTACTGTGGCTCATGTTGTGAAAAAATATGCAATTAAATCGGAGACTGATGTTGTTCAATTCAATCCGTTAATTACTTTAAAACCTGTTGGAATAGAAGTTTTATTCTCTAAAAGATGA
- the ruvB gene encoding Holliday junction branch migration DNA helicase RuvB, whose translation MNENLDPTTKGYNPEELDLEKRLRPLSFDDFAGQDQVLENLKIFVAAANQRGEALDHALFHGPPGLGKTTLANILANELEVGIKITSGPVLDKPGDLAGLLTNLDERDVLFIDEIHRLSPVVEEYLYSAMEDFKIDIMIESGPNARTVQINLNPFTLIGATTRSGLLTAPMRARFGISSRLQYYTTELLTTIVERSSSILKMPISLDAAIEIAGRSRGTPRIANALLRRVRDFAQIKGNGTIDIEIARYALKALNVDAHGLDEMDNKILLTIINKFKGGPVGLSTLATAVSESSETIEEVYEPFLIQEGFIMRTPRGREVTDKAYKHLGKINTNIQGGLFESY comes from the coding sequence ATGAATGAAAACTTAGATCCCACTACAAAAGGGTACAATCCGGAAGAATTAGATCTTGAAAAAAGATTGCGTCCGCTGTCATTTGATGATTTTGCCGGACAAGATCAGGTTTTAGAGAACCTAAAGATTTTCGTTGCTGCCGCTAATCAGCGTGGTGAAGCACTCGATCATGCTCTTTTTCACGGACCTCCGGGATTGGGTAAAACTACTTTGGCGAACATTCTGGCCAATGAGCTTGAAGTGGGGATCAAAATTACTTCAGGCCCTGTTTTGGACAAACCGGGAGATTTGGCGGGATTGCTGACCAATCTTGACGAAAGAGACGTTTTATTCATTGATGAGATTCACCGTTTAAGCCCTGTTGTCGAAGAATATTTGTACTCGGCTATGGAGGATTTCAAAATCGATATTATGATCGAATCCGGACCCAATGCCAGAACCGTACAGATCAATCTGAATCCTTTTACGCTGATAGGAGCTACCACGCGTTCCGGATTATTAACGGCCCCAATGAGAGCTCGTTTTGGAATTTCGTCCCGTTTACAATACTATACTACTGAACTTTTGACCACTATTGTTGAAAGAAGTTCTTCTATACTTAAAATGCCCATTTCACTGGACGCTGCTATCGAAATAGCCGGAAGAAGCCGTGGGACACCTCGTATTGCCAATGCATTACTGAGAAGAGTTCGTGATTTTGCACAGATAAAAGGAAATGGAACCATCGACATCGAAATTGCGCGTTATGCCTTAAAAGCATTAAATGTAGACGCGCATGGACTGGATGAAATGGATAACAAAATTTTACTGACCATTATCAATAAATTCAAAGGTGGTCCTGTAGGACTTTCGACTTTGGCAACTGCGGTATCAGAAAGCAGTGAAACCATTGAAGAAGTTTACGAACCTTTTTTAATTCAGGAGGGGTTTATTATGCGTACACCACGCGGACGTGAGGTTACGGATAAGGCTTACAAACACCTGGGGAAAATAAACACCAACATTCAGGGCGGATTGTTTGAATCCTATTAA
- the mprF gene encoding bifunctional lysylphosphatidylglycerol flippase/synthetase MprF: MKTQTISHTIFSFFKDRKGVSFLRENDKIIRQFVFTIFFIGIGIWFIKHERSELVEVNTVITNASFFWVSCGIALALLYVSLQALMYFASFKAVQSGISFKQAIILFLKRNFVSVFLPAGGISSLAFFTKSIEKSGVKPTQIHFASVVYGFVGILSVIIVAIPALLYSLFEGTVGSGEGYALGAVVVLALFVFLIYNSIIKRGALYRLVIKLLPSAVVFLDDLRQNKILKKNFLQVVFYSVLIEFAGIAHLYIAMIALGFEPSLPAAVIGYIVSVIFLIVSPFLRGLGAIEISMSFILIQFGFDNVSAIAITFLYRFFEFWIPLLAGALIFLFNVNTLLMRVVPSFLLFVLGLINIVSVLTPAISERLHILRNIIPVSAIKASNYFVITAGLFMLVNAAFMLKGLRNAWWFAIFLSGISVVGHLTKAIDYEEAVIALIVFISLIVTRKEYYIKSNSHLQSIGLKTVLITMAAVLVYSILGFYFLDKKHFGIDFHWEQSIRYGFQNYFLVGSSELIPLDRFARRFLLSINISGFLSIGFLIFALIRPYTIKKEAVEDDFLLANNLLVQYGTSALDYFKTYDDKNIFIAKSKKSFLAYRVADSFAVVLENPVAASEDEFKQCIVEFDQYCYENGLRSIYYRVPEENLKVFASLHKKSLFIGQEAVVDLSVFTMEGGAKKSLRNAISKVKEKGFKTTIHTAPVKDGLLQKIKAVSDEWLANTGRTEIVFSQGKFEWEELKQQTIITVENTEEKIVAFLNVIPDYAKGEGTYDLIRKTNDAPNGIIDFILLELFAYLKTQGLTSVNLGLAALSGIDDPDTFPEKSMKFAYERIKYFSHYKGLRDFKEKFSPVWCNKYLVYKHDYDLLQAPLVLNKVVKP, translated from the coding sequence ATGAAGACACAGACGATTTCCCATACGATTTTTAGTTTTTTTAAAGACAGAAAGGGAGTCTCTTTTTTACGTGAGAATGATAAAATTATCCGACAGTTTGTATTTACTATTTTTTTTATCGGAATCGGAATCTGGTTTATCAAACACGAACGTTCGGAATTAGTAGAAGTTAATACTGTAATTACCAATGCTAGCTTTTTTTGGGTTTCGTGCGGAATTGCCCTTGCTCTCTTGTATGTGTCTCTTCAGGCGTTAATGTATTTTGCCTCTTTCAAAGCTGTTCAGAGCGGGATATCGTTTAAACAGGCCATTATTTTATTTCTCAAACGGAACTTTGTTAGTGTATTTTTGCCGGCGGGTGGGATTTCTTCTTTGGCGTTTTTTACAAAATCGATTGAAAAGAGTGGTGTAAAGCCGACTCAGATTCATTTTGCTTCTGTGGTTTATGGTTTTGTCGGGATACTCTCGGTTATTATCGTGGCCATTCCTGCATTACTTTACTCTTTATTTGAAGGAACTGTTGGATCTGGCGAGGGATATGCCTTGGGAGCAGTTGTGGTTTTAGCTCTGTTTGTTTTTCTGATTTATAATTCGATAATAAAGAGGGGAGCACTGTACCGGCTGGTTATAAAACTTCTTCCTTCTGCAGTTGTCTTTCTCGATGATTTGCGGCAAAACAAAATCTTAAAAAAGAACTTTCTGCAAGTTGTCTTTTATTCTGTACTCATCGAGTTTGCGGGAATAGCGCATTTGTATATTGCGATGATTGCCTTAGGATTTGAACCGTCATTGCCTGCCGCTGTAATTGGGTACATTGTTTCGGTTATTTTTTTAATCGTTTCTCCTTTTTTAAGGGGACTGGGGGCTATCGAAATTTCAATGAGTTTTATATTGATACAATTCGGGTTTGATAATGTTAGTGCTATCGCCATCACTTTTCTGTATCGTTTCTTCGAATTTTGGATTCCATTGCTGGCGGGAGCATTAATTTTTTTGTTCAATGTCAATACTTTATTGATGCGAGTGGTGCCGTCGTTTTTGCTTTTTGTTCTGGGATTGATAAATATAGTTTCCGTTCTAACCCCGGCGATTTCAGAACGTTTGCACATTTTGAGAAATATTATTCCTGTCTCGGCTATTAAAGCATCCAATTATTTCGTGATAACTGCCGGTTTGTTCATGCTGGTGAATGCCGCATTCATGCTCAAAGGTTTGCGAAATGCTTGGTGGTTTGCCATTTTTTTAAGTGGTATTTCGGTCGTCGGACATCTTACCAAGGCGATTGATTATGAAGAAGCAGTAATTGCCCTGATTGTTTTCATCAGCTTAATTGTTACCAGAAAAGAATACTATATAAAAAGTAATTCGCATTTGCAGAGTATCGGATTAAAAACAGTTTTAATCACTATGGCAGCGGTTTTAGTGTACAGTATTCTGGGATTCTACTTTTTGGATAAGAAACATTTTGGAATCGATTTTCATTGGGAACAATCGATTAGATATGGATTTCAGAATTACTTTTTGGTGGGCAGCTCTGAGTTGATTCCTCTCGACAGATTCGCGAGACGGTTTTTACTTTCGATAAATATTAGCGGTTTTTTATCTATCGGTTTTTTGATTTTCGCTTTAATTCGGCCTTACACCATAAAGAAAGAAGCAGTAGAAGATGATTTTTTGTTGGCTAATAATCTTCTGGTTCAGTATGGAACTTCTGCTTTGGACTATTTCAAAACGTATGACGATAAAAATATTTTTATAGCGAAAAGTAAAAAGTCTTTTTTAGCTTATCGTGTGGCGGATAGCTTTGCGGTGGTTTTAGAAAATCCCGTGGCAGCATCGGAGGATGAATTTAAACAATGCATTGTCGAGTTTGATCAGTATTGTTACGAGAACGGTTTACGAAGTATTTATTATCGTGTTCCTGAAGAAAATTTAAAAGTCTTTGCCTCATTGCACAAAAAGAGTTTGTTTATAGGACAGGAAGCGGTTGTGGATTTATCGGTATTTACGATGGAAGGCGGTGCGAAAAAATCGTTGCGTAATGCGATAAGCAAAGTCAAAGAAAAAGGTTTTAAAACGACTATTCATACCGCGCCGGTAAAGGATGGATTACTTCAAAAAATAAAAGCGGTAAGCGATGAATGGCTTGCAAATACGGGAAGAACTGAAATCGTTTTCTCGCAAGGTAAATTTGAGTGGGAGGAACTCAAACAGCAAACCATCATAACAGTCGAAAATACTGAAGAAAAAATCGTGGCTTTTTTAAATGTGATTCCGGATTATGCTAAAGGTGAAGGAACATACGATTTGATTCGGAAAACCAATGATGCACCAAACGGGATCATTGATTTTATCCTTTTGGAACTTTTTGCTTATTTGAAAACTCAGGGCTTGACCTCAGTCAATTTAGGGTTAGCAGCGTTAAGTGGAATCGATGACCCGGATACCTTTCCCGAAAAGTCAATGAAGTTTGCTTATGAAAGAATTAAATATTTTTCGCACTATAAAGGATTGCGTGATTTTAAAGAAAAATTCTCTCCGGTTTGGTGCAACAAATACTTAGTTTATAAGCATGATTACGATTTATTACAAGCCCCGTTAGTTTTAAATAAAGTCGTAAAACCATAG